In one Tessaracoccus palaemonis genomic region, the following are encoded:
- a CDS encoding 3'-5' exonuclease: protein MPFDYTAIDFETANPFRGSPCSVGLVKVRGGVTVDERHWLMRPPAGHDDFSPWNVRVHGISAGSVARLPRWRDFLPRVVDFIDGDVLVAHNASFDASVLCQACEVDGLETPDLEYVCTRDMAKELWPLSDHKLPTVMKAVGKVMVGHHDALADARAVVAVVDGMRRQLQHVGSLRELAGALDVQVKELRRARLRVR, encoded by the coding sequence ATGCCGTTCGACTACACCGCCATCGACTTCGAGACCGCCAACCCCTTCAGGGGCTCGCCGTGCTCCGTCGGGCTGGTGAAGGTCCGCGGAGGCGTCACGGTCGACGAGCGGCACTGGCTCATGCGCCCGCCGGCGGGGCACGACGACTTCAGCCCCTGGAATGTGCGGGTACACGGCATCAGCGCGGGCTCCGTCGCCCGTCTGCCACGGTGGCGCGACTTCCTCCCGCGCGTCGTGGACTTCATCGACGGCGACGTGCTCGTAGCGCACAACGCATCGTTCGACGCCAGCGTGCTGTGCCAGGCCTGCGAGGTCGACGGGCTGGAGACCCCAGACCTGGAGTACGTCTGTACCAGGGACATGGCGAAGGAACTGTGGCCGCTGTCCGACCACAAGCTGCCGACCGTGATGAAGGCGGTGGGGAAGGTGATGGTCGGGCACCACGACGCCCTGGCCGACGCCCGCGCGGTGGTCGCGGTGGTCGACGGTATGCGGCGGCAGCTGCAGCACGTGGGCAGCCTGCGGGAACTGGCGGGGGCGCTCGACGTCCAGGTCAAGGAGCTGCGCAGGGCGCGCCTCCGCGTGCGCTGA
- a CDS encoding GyrI-like domain-containing protein has translation MKHDVKKGPLYRAGTADFSEVVVPPTRYLAVDGHGDPNTVDSYPTAVEALYTTAYGVKFAFRARTGDDFVVGPLEGLWSSDDPASFAAGRKDAWDWTMLIPLVDAVSHEDVAAGLEKAAAKKPDLPAARLLELHEGRALQILHVGSYDDEAPTLARLHDEVMPALGVTFNGPHHEIYLSDPRRVAPGKLRTILRQPVRPAAG, from the coding sequence GTGAAGCACGACGTGAAGAAAGGTCCCCTGTACCGGGCGGGTACCGCGGATTTCTCGGAGGTGGTCGTTCCGCCCACCCGCTACCTCGCCGTCGACGGCCACGGCGACCCCAACACGGTCGACTCCTACCCCACCGCGGTCGAGGCGCTGTACACGACTGCCTACGGCGTGAAGTTCGCATTTCGGGCGCGCACGGGCGACGACTTCGTCGTCGGGCCGCTCGAGGGACTGTGGTCGAGCGATGATCCCGCCTCGTTCGCCGCCGGACGCAAGGACGCCTGGGACTGGACGATGCTGATCCCACTCGTCGACGCCGTGAGCCACGAGGACGTGGCGGCCGGGCTGGAGAAGGCCGCGGCGAAGAAGCCCGACCTCCCCGCGGCACGGCTGCTCGAACTGCACGAGGGCAGGGCACTGCAGATCCTGCACGTCGGCAGCTACGACGACGAGGCCCCGACGCTGGCGCGCCTGCACGACGAGGTCATGCCGGCTCTCGGCGTCACGTTCAACGGCCCGCACCACGAGATCTATCTGAGCGACCCGCGACGCGTCGCGCCTGGGAAGCTGCGGACCATCCTGCGCCAGCCCGTGCGACCGGCGGCCGGGTGA
- a CDS encoding EamA family transporter has product MTTTTTPAVAAPIAAATASSRQRAGGIAALVGGSASNQVGAAAGAHAFPVIGAVGVVAIRQLTTAAVLVPLVRPRLRALTRAQWGPVLGLVAVFSVMNLSLYLAVDRIGLALAVTLEFLGPLTVALLGSRRRMDLACALLAAAGVVVMTRPGPTTDLLGVALGLTAAAAWACYILLNRSVGQRLPGLEGTAAASLVTALVWLPVAAVWFVLHPPTPSALLLAVTCGVLSSVVPYVADLVALRRVPAQLFGTLSSVSPVWAALAGWLLLGQALEVHEWLGMALILASNSVVSVAGRPGVRRGGGTIGA; this is encoded by the coding sequence GTGACCACGACCACCACCCCCGCCGTGGCGGCCCCGATCGCCGCGGCGACCGCCAGCTCCCGCCAGCGCGCCGGCGGCATCGCGGCCCTCGTCGGCGGCTCGGCGTCGAACCAGGTGGGCGCGGCCGCAGGGGCGCACGCATTCCCGGTCATCGGGGCCGTGGGCGTCGTCGCGATCCGCCAGCTGACCACCGCCGCGGTGCTCGTCCCCCTTGTCAGGCCCCGGCTGCGCGCGCTGACTCGCGCACAGTGGGGGCCGGTGCTCGGCCTGGTGGCGGTGTTCAGCGTGATGAACCTGTCCCTGTACCTGGCCGTGGACCGGATCGGCCTGGCACTGGCCGTCACGCTCGAGTTCCTCGGGCCGCTGACCGTCGCGCTGCTCGGATCGCGGCGTCGGATGGACCTGGCCTGCGCGCTGCTCGCAGCCGCGGGGGTGGTCGTGATGACCCGGCCCGGGCCGACGACGGACCTCCTCGGCGTCGCCCTCGGGCTGACGGCCGCGGCCGCGTGGGCCTGCTACATCCTGCTCAACCGCAGCGTCGGTCAGAGGCTGCCCGGCCTCGAAGGCACCGCGGCCGCGAGCCTGGTCACGGCCCTGGTCTGGCTCCCCGTCGCAGCGGTGTGGTTCGTGCTTCACCCGCCGACGCCGTCGGCGCTCCTGCTGGCCGTCACCTGCGGGGTCCTGTCGTCGGTGGTGCCGTACGTGGCGGACCTCGTGGCGCTCCGGCGGGTGCCCGCCCAGCTGTTCGGGACGCTGTCGAGCGTCAGCCCGGTGTGGGCCGCGCTGGCCGGGTGGCTGCTGCTCGGCCAGGCGCTGGAGGTCCACGAGTGGCTGGGCATGGCACTGATTCTGGCGAGCAACAGCGTCGTTTCGGTGGCGGGTCGCCCGGGAGTGCGACGGGGTGGAGGCACAATCGGCGCATGA
- a CDS encoding cold-shock protein, which translates to MAEGTVKWFNSDKGYGFIAPDDGTADLFAHYSEIATSGRRDLFENQRVEFEVGPGKKGPQATNIRPL; encoded by the coding sequence GTGGCCGAAGGCACTGTCAAGTGGTTCAACAGCGATAAGGGATACGGCTTCATCGCCCCCGACGACGGCACCGCCGATCTGTTCGCGCACTACAGCGAGATCGCTACGTCGGGTCGTCGTGACCTGTTCGAGAACCAGCGAGTCGAGTTCGAGGTGGGTCCCGGTAAGAAGGGCCCCCAGGCGACCAACATCCGTCCCCTCTGA
- a CDS encoding helix-turn-helix transcriptional regulator has translation MGPTDEIEQPPLLPADARRTQWEGRLGATRLVRSDFVVHGDEEVRSSMKGIAYLQRANLQVLSVVRDKILARVAGFPNLVFAHVTLPETIVMWPRDEFSAETMTLIIRVKGALEIESEGGILSWDPGISLVLPGTTPIRFSTSGPRTEVFYISMEADRFADLVPTTAERPQGRAVTPAMLAPLLSFIANTCTIVDPRPEIAEALEPVALEVVRSLLVSAFGRRTPVEPLFSRVHRYILDHFHEAELRIEHVARHLNVAVRTIQVELQNGGTTFVKLLQHARTVAALELLRSEPSVTRADLARRCGFGSLSSLQRALRSVSVADASG, from the coding sequence ATGGGGCCGACGGATGAGATTGAGCAGCCTCCGCTTCTGCCGGCCGACGCGCGGCGAACGCAATGGGAGGGACGGCTAGGGGCGACACGCCTGGTTCGCAGTGACTTCGTCGTGCACGGTGACGAGGAAGTCCGTTCCTCGATGAAGGGGATCGCCTATCTGCAGCGGGCGAATCTGCAGGTGCTGTCTGTCGTGCGCGACAAGATTCTCGCCCGCGTCGCCGGATTCCCCAACCTGGTGTTCGCACATGTCACCCTGCCGGAAACGATCGTGATGTGGCCCCGTGACGAGTTCTCGGCCGAGACCATGACACTCATCATCCGGGTGAAGGGGGCGCTGGAGATCGAGTCGGAAGGCGGCATCCTGTCGTGGGACCCCGGCATCAGCCTCGTGCTTCCGGGAACCACGCCCATCAGGTTCAGCACTTCCGGCCCCCGGACCGAGGTGTTCTACATCAGCATGGAAGCGGATCGGTTCGCCGACCTGGTGCCGACCACCGCCGAGCGACCGCAGGGCCGTGCCGTGACCCCCGCCATGCTCGCCCCGCTCCTATCGTTCATCGCCAACACCTGCACGATTGTGGACCCGCGGCCCGAGATCGCCGAGGCTCTCGAACCCGTGGCGCTCGAGGTCGTCCGGAGCCTTCTGGTGAGCGCCTTCGGTCGCCGCACGCCCGTCGAGCCGCTCTTCTCGCGGGTGCACCGCTACATCCTCGACCACTTCCATGAGGCCGAGTTGCGCATCGAGCACGTTGCGCGGCATCTCAACGTCGCGGTCCGCACCATCCAGGTCGAGTTGCAGAACGGCGGGACCACGTTCGTCAAACTCCTACAGCACGCGCGCACCGTCGCCGCCCTTGAACTCCTGCGCTCCGAGCCTTCGGTGACCCGCGCAGACCTGGCCCGCCGCTGCGGCTTCGGCTCACTATCGTCGCTGCAGCGCGCACTGCGTTCGGTGTCTGTCGCAGACGCCTCCGGGTAG
- a CDS encoding GNAT family N-acetyltransferase: protein MPVLVRPAVPRDLPSVQAVEEAADRLLTDLLHPDHWEPAPTGAERAAEPGYLLVAEEVLSAGVVGFVHVLEVEDVAHLEQVSVTPEHGRQRIGHRLIEAAAEEARHRGHTHLTLRTFADVPFNAPFYASLGFVETEPETDFHRALVGAEHLVGLDRYGRRIQMTLAL, encoded by the coding sequence ATGCCAGTCCTCGTCCGACCAGCGGTGCCGCGCGACCTGCCCTCCGTGCAGGCCGTCGAGGAGGCGGCCGACCGGCTGTTGACCGACCTGCTGCACCCCGACCACTGGGAGCCGGCGCCGACGGGGGCCGAGCGGGCCGCCGAACCGGGCTACCTGCTCGTCGCGGAGGAGGTGTTGTCGGCCGGCGTGGTGGGTTTCGTGCACGTCCTCGAGGTCGAGGACGTGGCGCACCTGGAGCAGGTCTCCGTGACGCCGGAGCACGGCAGGCAGCGCATCGGGCACCGGCTGATCGAGGCGGCCGCCGAGGAGGCGCGACATCGAGGACACACCCACCTGACGCTGCGGACCTTCGCCGACGTCCCGTTCAACGCGCCGTTCTACGCGTCGCTGGGGTTCGTGGAGACGGAGCCGGAGACCGATTTCCACCGGGCGCTGGTGGGGGCGGAGCACCTGGTGGGGCTCGACCGGTACGGGCGCCGGATCCAGATGACGCTGGCGCTCTGA
- a CDS encoding serine hydrolase domain-containing protein — protein MTAQQAAVDAAITDSLAEPSAGVTRVDVGDETTLETAWGLADRRHGIAMTPTHRVAIASGGKGFTALAVMSLVVDGTLTLDTTARSILADDLPLIDDRVTVRHLLAHRSGIGEYLDDDADLSEYLLPGPMSGYVSPEDYLGVLDGHESIFEPDSRFSYCNGGFVVLAILAQRASGIDFHELVRDRVIRPAGLTTTDYLRSDQLPGDAAVGYVQVHGAWRTNVFHLPVIGGGDGGIYTTAADLHRFWRALLAGRIVPADAVTQMTSMVTSADESGEGVGYGLGFWVPGPGRVRLVGMDAGSSFASEHDVATGTTTSVLATTGMGAWGVCEALGIDNL, from the coding sequence ATGACAGCGCAGCAGGCCGCGGTCGACGCGGCGATCACCGATTCACTCGCGGAGCCCAGCGCCGGGGTCACGCGCGTGGACGTCGGAGACGAGACGACCCTCGAGACGGCCTGGGGGCTCGCCGACCGGCGCCACGGCATTGCGATGACGCCCACGCACCGCGTGGCCATCGCGAGCGGAGGGAAGGGATTCACCGCCCTGGCCGTGATGAGCCTCGTCGTCGACGGAACCCTCACGCTCGACACGACGGCCAGGTCGATCCTCGCCGACGACCTCCCCCTCATCGACGACCGGGTCACGGTCAGGCATCTGCTCGCCCACCGTTCGGGCATCGGCGAGTACCTCGACGACGACGCAGACCTCTCCGAGTATCTCCTCCCCGGTCCGATGAGCGGCTATGTCTCCCCGGAGGACTACCTCGGTGTCCTCGACGGCCACGAGTCGATCTTCGAGCCTGACAGCAGGTTCAGCTACTGCAACGGTGGCTTCGTCGTCCTCGCGATCCTCGCCCAACGCGCCTCCGGCATCGACTTCCACGAGCTCGTCCGCGACCGCGTAATCCGCCCGGCCGGGCTGACCACGACCGACTACCTCCGCAGCGACCAGCTCCCCGGCGACGCGGCCGTCGGCTACGTACAGGTCCACGGTGCATGGCGCACCAACGTCTTCCACCTGCCCGTCATCGGCGGCGGCGACGGTGGCATCTACACCACGGCCGCGGACCTGCACCGCTTCTGGAGGGCGCTCCTGGCGGGGCGGATCGTCCCGGCCGACGCGGTCACGCAGATGACCTCGATGGTCACTTCGGCCGACGAGAGCGGCGAGGGGGTCGGCTACGGCCTGGGCTTCTGGGTGCCCGGCCCAGGCCGGGTCCGGCTCGTCGGGATGGACGCGGGATCGTCGTTCGCCTCGGAGCACGACGTCGCGACCGGCACCACGACGTCGGTGCTCGCGACGACGGGCATGGGTGCCTGGGGCGTCTGCGAGGCGCTCGGGATCGACAACCTGTAG
- a CDS encoding chloride channel protein has translation MVTRLRDEPWARLALATITVGVAAGLGALALVFVVHAVEDLVWGHASGPFLDNRAYPSNRWLPLVVLSSAGVALSLAWYALRRWGAPLVSIRDSMRGTRMPVLGTALDALIQVVGVALGSPIGKEVAPRQLAAMLGDRVAALLGVDRRWVAPLIASAAGAGLAAVYNVPLAGTLFALEILLARVNLRLAGVALTVNVIATLVARPLVPDTSLYTVPEATSTWWVIAVALAIGPILGWIGASFTLLMRRLTKDRPTGWRLLLWLPLTLAAVGLLAVWFPLLLGNGRAIAQVAFDGSGPIALLLALAVLKYLVTSATLGAGAIGGTLQPSIAIGAALGAAIGLLLGWDQPQVTALAIVGAAGFLATTMRAPLTALALVLEFTGTGFTLLVPVTVCVVAALGTAELIDGLSHRRRARARLQAEA, from the coding sequence GTGGTGACCCGATTGCGCGACGAGCCCTGGGCGCGGCTCGCGCTGGCCACCATCACCGTCGGCGTCGCGGCCGGGCTCGGCGCCCTCGCGCTGGTCTTCGTGGTCCACGCCGTCGAGGACCTGGTGTGGGGGCACGCGTCGGGCCCCTTCCTCGACAACCGCGCCTACCCCTCGAACCGGTGGCTGCCGCTCGTCGTGCTCAGCTCCGCGGGCGTCGCCCTCTCCCTGGCCTGGTACGCGCTGCGCCGCTGGGGCGCCCCACTCGTGTCCATCAGGGACTCCATGCGCGGCACCCGCATGCCGGTACTCGGGACGGCGCTCGACGCCCTGATCCAGGTCGTCGGGGTCGCGCTCGGCTCGCCGATCGGCAAGGAGGTGGCGCCCCGCCAGCTGGCCGCGATGCTGGGCGACCGCGTGGCCGCGCTGCTCGGCGTCGACCGACGGTGGGTCGCGCCACTCATCGCCTCCGCCGCGGGCGCCGGCCTCGCCGCCGTCTACAACGTCCCGCTGGCCGGCACGCTCTTCGCGCTCGAGATCCTGCTGGCCAGGGTCAACCTGCGCCTGGCGGGCGTCGCGCTGACAGTCAACGTCATCGCGACCCTCGTCGCCCGCCCCCTCGTTCCCGACACCTCCCTCTACACCGTGCCGGAGGCGACGTCGACGTGGTGGGTGATCGCCGTCGCGCTGGCCATCGGCCCGATCCTCGGCTGGATCGGCGCGAGCTTCACGCTCCTGATGCGACGCCTCACGAAGGACCGGCCGACGGGGTGGCGACTCCTGCTCTGGCTGCCGCTCACGCTGGCCGCCGTGGGACTGCTGGCCGTCTGGTTCCCGCTGCTGCTCGGCAACGGCCGGGCGATCGCGCAGGTCGCGTTCGACGGGTCGGGCCCCATCGCGCTGCTTCTCGCGCTGGCCGTCCTCAAGTACCTCGTGACATCGGCGACGCTCGGCGCGGGCGCCATCGGCGGCACCCTGCAGCCCTCCATCGCGATCGGCGCCGCACTCGGGGCTGCCATCGGTCTACTGCTCGGCTGGGACCAGCCCCAGGTCACGGCGCTGGCCATCGTGGGTGCGGCCGGATTCCTGGCCACGACGATGCGCGCTCCGCTGACAGCGCTGGCCCTCGTCCTGGAGTTCACGGGCACCGGCTTCACGCTGCTGGTCCCCGTGACCGTCTGCGTGGTCGCCGCGCTCGGCACCGCCGAGCTCATCGACGGGCTCAGCCACCGCCGCCGCGCCCGCGCACGACTGCAGGCCGAGGCCTGA
- a CDS encoding M15 family metallopeptidase gives MRSAKRLTVACLVSVALAASTLTAVAEDVPSPVPDAQASLSPSPSAEPSVAPSESAAPSASASPSEAPEPAEPAEPTQVPTTATPSEDAPTPANSRVEAIAVEPTLTVKADTTKPVGTYGYASGTISPAVEADVVVQAYYSGAWREVNSVTADADGTFRLRLLYGLNTVGTQKFRVRATHGGFTMTSDVIVFTRTAKVTVTSYAKTKVIHFASYVKGTIKGASSRTVKLQYFNGKNWVNVDSGKADSSGKFTIELYKKVTKGSHTYRLRIDSKLGWVYSDTFTQKRIAGWKSSITNTKASEVKYTYQTGCPVGTSQLSTITMTYWDYDGKIATGKLIVRRDVATKVRAAFKAAFFKGFNVNRMSNPDVWKADDVTMMAANNTSAFNCRKVTGNPYRVSPHSYGRSVDVNTYENPYRVNGKWYPSSKYGTYRPKVMGLLHSNSTLVKELKKRGFDWYSGWDWQHFQG, from the coding sequence ATGAGAAGTGCGAAGCGGCTCACCGTCGCCTGTCTCGTCAGCGTTGCGCTGGCCGCCTCGACGCTCACCGCGGTCGCGGAGGATGTGCCGAGCCCCGTGCCCGACGCCCAGGCGAGCCTGTCCCCGAGCCCCAGCGCTGAGCCCAGCGTCGCACCGTCGGAGTCCGCTGCTCCGTCGGCGAGCGCCTCCCCGAGTGAGGCCCCCGAGCCGGCTGAGCCGGCCGAACCGACGCAGGTTCCGACCACGGCGACGCCGTCCGAAGATGCCCCGACACCGGCGAACTCCCGCGTGGAGGCCATCGCGGTCGAGCCGACGCTGACCGTCAAGGCCGACACCACCAAGCCGGTCGGGACCTACGGCTACGCCAGCGGCACCATCTCCCCCGCAGTCGAGGCCGACGTCGTCGTGCAGGCGTACTACTCGGGCGCCTGGCGCGAGGTGAACAGCGTGACCGCCGACGCGGACGGCACGTTCCGGCTCCGGCTGCTCTACGGCCTCAACACCGTCGGCACGCAGAAGTTCCGCGTCCGCGCGACCCACGGCGGCTTCACCATGACGTCTGATGTCATCGTCTTCACCCGCACCGCGAAGGTCACGGTCACGAGCTACGCGAAGACCAAGGTCATCCACTTCGCCAGCTACGTGAAGGGCACCATCAAGGGCGCCTCCAGCCGCACGGTGAAGCTGCAGTACTTCAACGGGAAGAATTGGGTCAACGTCGACTCGGGCAAGGCCGACTCGTCGGGGAAGTTCACCATCGAGCTGTACAAGAAGGTCACGAAGGGGTCGCACACGTACCGGCTGCGGATCGACTCGAAGCTCGGCTGGGTCTACTCCGACACCTTCACGCAGAAGCGCATCGCCGGGTGGAAGTCGTCGATCACGAACACCAAGGCCTCCGAGGTGAAGTACACCTACCAGACCGGCTGCCCCGTCGGCACCAGCCAGCTGTCGACCATCACGATGACCTACTGGGACTACGACGGGAAGATCGCGACCGGCAAGCTGATCGTCCGTCGCGACGTCGCCACGAAGGTCCGGGCGGCGTTCAAGGCCGCCTTCTTCAAGGGCTTCAACGTCAACCGGATGAGCAACCCTGACGTGTGGAAGGCCGACGACGTCACGATGATGGCCGCGAACAACACGTCCGCGTTCAACTGCCGCAAGGTCACCGGCAACCCGTACCGCGTCTCGCCGCACTCCTACGGCCGCTCGGTCGACGTCAACACCTACGAGAACCCGTACCGCGTCAACGGCAAGTGGTACCCCTCGTCGAAGTACGGCACGTACCGGCCGAAGGTCATGGGCCTGCTCCACTCCAACTCCACGCTGGTCAAGGAGCTGAAGAAGCGTGGCTTCGACTGGTATTCCGGCTGGGACTGGCAGCACTTCCAGGGGTGA
- a CDS encoding VOC family protein, translated as MSTQTLRVGDVDLADWRWMLEALYARFETGDFSAGAGFVAEVARIADELNHHPDVDLRYGHVQITSTSHDVGGVTDRDIELCRRISVVAKESGFAPRPDKLQALEVGLDTLDPDAIRPFWAAVLALGEADSDALVDPAGELPGLWFQDTTSTDPARMRFHFDITVPPEEAQKRVAAALKAGGRLVDTSHEPSWTILEDAEGNKVCVCSALGRDDD; from the coding sequence ATGAGCACACAGACACTGAGGGTCGGGGACGTCGACCTGGCCGACTGGCGGTGGATGCTGGAGGCCCTTTACGCCCGCTTCGAGACCGGCGATTTCTCGGCGGGGGCGGGCTTCGTCGCCGAGGTCGCGAGGATCGCGGACGAGCTGAACCATCATCCCGATGTCGACCTGCGCTACGGACACGTGCAGATCACGTCGACGAGTCACGACGTCGGGGGTGTCACGGATCGCGACATCGAGCTGTGCCGGCGCATCTCCGTCGTGGCGAAGGAGTCGGGGTTCGCGCCGCGTCCGGACAAGCTGCAGGCCCTGGAGGTCGGCCTCGACACGCTGGACCCCGACGCGATCAGGCCGTTCTGGGCGGCGGTGCTGGCCCTTGGCGAAGCGGACTCCGACGCGCTCGTGGACCCGGCCGGCGAGCTGCCGGGCCTGTGGTTCCAGGACACCACCTCGACCGACCCGGCGCGGATGCGCTTCCACTTCGACATCACCGTGCCCCCGGAGGAGGCACAGAAGCGGGTGGCGGCGGCGCTGAAGGCCGGCGGCCGCCTCGTCGACACCAGCCACGAGCCGTCGTGGACGATCCTCGAGGACGCGGAGGGGAACAAGGTCTGCGTCTGCTCGGCGCTCGGTCGCGACGACGACTGA
- a CDS encoding LysR family transcriptional regulator: protein MEWTLRELRFLAEVVDAGTFTDAAARLHVSQAAVSRTIAGLERALGERLVRRLPRGVELTGAGQRLLPQARRVLAEADRFTEFVATRHSTLRLGYAWAALGSHTAQLQRGWSREDIDLELVRVNTPSSGLVEGLTDVAVTRVAVDERRFDSVVVGLERRLVAFASDDAQWSRRRQVTMAEIAERTVVIDPRVGTTGPLLWPGREPRFVETYEVDSWLDAIAAGRGVGTTAEATAHHHPRPGVTYRPIKDASRIPVRLAWWRGDPPPGLRDLVQAVTALYAS from the coding sequence ATGGAGTGGACTCTGAGGGAGCTGCGGTTCCTGGCCGAGGTCGTGGACGCCGGCACCTTCACCGACGCGGCGGCGCGACTGCACGTCTCCCAGGCGGCCGTCTCGCGCACCATCGCCGGCCTCGAACGGGCCCTCGGGGAGCGGCTGGTCCGGCGGCTCCCGCGTGGCGTCGAGCTGACCGGGGCCGGCCAGCGGCTCCTCCCGCAGGCGAGGCGCGTGCTCGCTGAGGCCGACCGCTTCACCGAGTTCGTCGCCACCCGCCACTCGACGCTGCGGCTCGGCTACGCCTGGGCCGCGCTCGGCAGCCATACCGCGCAGCTCCAGCGGGGCTGGTCCCGCGAGGACATCGATCTCGAGCTCGTGCGGGTCAACACTCCCTCGTCCGGGCTCGTCGAGGGCCTCACCGACGTGGCCGTCACGCGGGTCGCCGTCGACGAGCGGAGGTTCGACTCGGTGGTCGTCGGTCTGGAGCGCAGGCTCGTCGCGTTCGCCTCCGACGACGCGCAGTGGTCGCGACGACGGCAGGTCACGATGGCGGAGATCGCCGAACGCACCGTCGTGATCGACCCGCGGGTCGGCACCACGGGACCGCTGCTGTGGCCGGGCCGCGAGCCACGCTTCGTCGAGACCTACGAGGTCGACAGCTGGCTCGACGCCATCGCCGCAGGCCGGGGCGTCGGCACCACGGCCGAGGCGACGGCCCACCACCACCCACGGCCCGGCGTCACCTACCGGCCCATCAAGGACGCCTCGCGGATCCCCGTCCGGCTGGCCTGGTGGCGCGGCGACCCGCCGCCTGGGCTCCGCGACCTCGTACAGGCCGTCACCGCCCTCTACGCCTCCTGA
- the cls gene encoding cardiolipin synthase, producing MNGDMWINVVWTVTLLIDLVIRIVLLMVVPRNRKPTSAMAWLLAIMLIPYLGTILFLLIGFYHLPKRRRDEQKLVDRLLAEHAADVPIADPGWPRWFQRVVEQNRALTHLPAVAGNSAELITDYREQLDAMTREIEKATRFVHVEFYIASLDDTTRGFFEAMENAVKRGVTVRLLTDHIASRKLPGAKHMLAELDRMGVQWAWMLPVQPLKGKYQRPDLRNHRKLLVVDGTVAFIGSQNLIDRTYNSKKNHRRGLKWVELVARVEGPTVAAIDAVFFTDWLAETGEELISEHIDAPEVPAQPQDLLCQIVPSGPGYETENNLRLFLSLIHGATERVIITSPYFVPDEAMLYAMTIAKQRGLDVQLFVSEIGDQAMVFHAQRSYYEELLIAGVRIFLYPGPYILHSKFFSVDDDIAVIGSSNMDIRSFTLNCEVSMMVRGESFVADMRNVEAQYREISRELTLEDWRKEPLRRTFWDGIARLASALN from the coding sequence GTGAACGGTGACATGTGGATCAACGTCGTCTGGACCGTCACGCTGCTCATCGACCTGGTGATCCGCATCGTGCTGCTGATGGTGGTGCCGCGCAACCGCAAGCCGACGTCCGCGATGGCCTGGCTGCTGGCCATCATGCTGATCCCGTACCTGGGGACCATCCTGTTCCTCCTCATCGGCTTCTACCATCTGCCGAAGCGTCGTCGCGACGAGCAGAAGCTCGTCGACCGACTGCTCGCGGAGCACGCGGCCGACGTGCCCATCGCCGACCCTGGGTGGCCGCGCTGGTTCCAGCGCGTCGTCGAGCAGAACCGTGCCCTCACGCACCTCCCGGCGGTCGCCGGCAACTCCGCCGAGCTCATCACGGACTACCGGGAGCAGCTCGACGCGATGACGCGCGAGATCGAGAAGGCCACCAGGTTCGTGCACGTCGAGTTCTACATCGCCTCCCTCGACGACACCACGCGCGGCTTCTTCGAGGCCATGGAGAACGCGGTCAAGCGTGGCGTCACCGTGCGCCTGCTGACCGACCACATCGCGTCACGCAAGCTTCCCGGCGCCAAGCACATGCTGGCCGAGCTCGACCGGATGGGCGTGCAGTGGGCCTGGATGCTGCCCGTGCAGCCGCTGAAGGGCAAGTACCAGCGCCCCGACCTGCGCAACCACCGCAAGCTGCTGGTCGTCGACGGCACCGTCGCCTTCATCGGGTCGCAGAACCTCATCGACCGCACCTACAACTCGAAGAAGAACCACCGTCGCGGCCTCAAATGGGTCGAGCTCGTGGCGCGCGTCGAGGGCCCGACCGTCGCGGCCATCGACGCGGTCTTCTTCACCGACTGGCTCGCCGAGACCGGCGAGGAGCTCATCAGCGAGCACATCGACGCGCCCGAGGTGCCCGCCCAGCCGCAGGACCTGCTCTGCCAGATCGTGCCCAGCGGGCCGGGCTACGAGACCGAGAACAACCTGCGGCTGTTCCTCTCGCTGATCCACGGCGCCACAGAGCGGGTCATCATCACCAGCCCGTACTTCGTGCCCGACGAGGCCATGCTCTACGCCATGACCATCGCCAAGCAGCGTGGGCTGGACGTGCAGCTGTTCGTCTCCGAGATCGGCGACCAGGCCATGGTGTTCCACGCGCAGCGCTCCTACTACGAGGAGCTGCTCATCGCCGGCGTGCGGATCTTCCTCTACCCGGGCCCGTACATCCTCCACTCGAAGTTCTTCTCGGTCGACGATGACATCGCCGTCATCGGGTCATCGAACATGGACATCCGCTCGTTCACGCTCAACTGCGAGGTGTCGATGATGGTCCGCGGCGAGTCGTTCGTCGCCGACATGCGCAACGTCGAGGCCCAGTACCGCGAGATCAGCCGCGAGCTGACGCTGGAGGACTGGCGCAAGGAACCGCTCCGTCGGACGTTCTGGGACGGCATCGCGCGCCTCGCGTCGGCGCTCAACTGA